A single window of Botrytis cinerea B05.10 chromosome 15, complete sequence DNA harbors:
- the Bctam41 gene encoding Bctam41, whose protein sequence is MATRKLPALRSALRSTRVGSSVSFAQARCPSQLIHHTFSTTHSPANASKETTDSQVKSAHEEDSPSSTSSSTPSQSTSSSPSASLASDIPAPADWEENPNYNIEKFSELPHSNFGVNQHMVINDEFKEALRQILWQFRAPIRYAFAYGSGVFPQSKHTKAKPSSITSIHSKPPPAIVEQQGGTPKMIDFIFGVSYSQHWHSLNLNQHRDHYSALGSLGSGAVTAVQEKWGAGVYFNPYVTVNGTLIKYGVVNLDTLCTDLSEWSTLYLAGRLQKPVKILRDDARVRLANQVNLISALRTALLLLPPEFTEHELYGTIANISYLGDPRMVLPTEDPSKVANIVGNNLPHFRRLYAPLIDNLPNVGFNDSKCSNPEWASDPSTNIRLTQDMDPVRRGNMVRRLPKAFRSKLYFQYQKKYQIPRLEFDQMIEASRDEDGTRINRREGGGFERRIAREPPEDLRSEVRSVIKNTIGWPSTSQSLKGPFTAGFGRTWRYLSEKMAKHSEGKKKLEEAKEKKQD, encoded by the exons ATGGCAACCCGAAAGCTCCCT GCTCTGAGATCAGCTCTCAGATCAACCAGAGTAGGCTCCTCAGTATCGTTCGCTCAGGCAAGATGTCCATCTCAATTGATTCATCATACATTCTCTACGACGCATAGCCCTGCCAATGCTTCCAAAGAAACTACAGACTCGCAAGTAAAATCCGCACATGAAGAAGACTCCCCTTCctcgacttcttcttccacccCATCTCagtctacttcttcttcgccgtCAGCGAGTTTGGCCAGCGATATTCCAGCCCCGGCAGATTGGGAAGAAAATCCAAATTACAACATCGAAAAATTCTCAGAACTACCTCATTCTAATTTCGGGGTCAATCAGCACATGGTAATCAACGATGAGTTCAAAGAAGCTTTGAGACAAATTCTATGGCAATTCAGAGCCCCTATTAGGTACGCATTTGCGTATGGATCCGGCGTCTTCCCTCAATCGAAACATACGAAAGCGAAACCTTCAAGCattacatccatccattcgaaACCGCCCCCAGCAATCGTTGAACAACAAGGAGGCACTCCtaagatgattgattttatatttggTGTATCCTACAGTCAGCATTGGCATTCCCTGAACTTGAATCAACATCGAGATCATTACTCGGCGCTCGGCTCCCTTGGATCTGGGGCTGTTACTGCTGTGCAAGAAAAATGGGGAGCTGGTGTCTACTTCAACCCATACGTGACAGTCAATGGCACTCTTATTAAATATGGTGTCGTTAATCTGGATACATTGTGCACAGATCTTTCTGAGTGGTCAACACTATATCTTGCAGGGAGGTTACAGAAGCCTGTCAAAATTCTCCGGGACGATGCAAGAGTCCGTCTTGCAAACCAGGtcaatttgatttctgcGTTACGAACAGCATTGTTGCTTTTGCCTCCTGAATTTACCGAACATGAATTGTATGGCACCATTGCAAACATTAGTTACTTGGGCGATCCAAGAATGGTTTTACCGACAGAGGATCCTTCAAAAGTCGCCAATATTGTTGGGAATAACCTTCCCCACTTCCGTCGTCTCTATGCGCCTCTCATTGACAACCTTCCCAATGTCGGCTTTAACGATTCTAAGTGCTCAAATCCAGAATGGGCATCTGATCCATCAACAAACATACGCTTAACTCAAGATATGGACCCAGTTCGACGGGGCAACATGGTGAGACGCCTGCCAAAAGCATTCCGATCGAAGCTCTACTTCCAATATCAGAAGAAATACCAAATACCTCGACTAGAATTCGATCAAATGATTGAGGCTTCGCGTGATGAAGACGGGACCAGAATCAATAGGAGAGAAGGAGGTGGCTTTGAAAGGAGGATTGCCCGAGAACCTCCAGAAGACCTAAGATCCGAAGTCCGAAGTGTAATCAAAAACACGATTGGGTGGCCTAGCACGAGCCAGAGTTTAAAAGGACCCTTCACAGCTGGATTCGGTCGAACTTGGCGGTATCTGAGTGAAAAGATGGCGAAGCACTCggaagggaaaaagaaattggaggaagccaaggaaaagaaacaagatTGA
- the Bcgal7 gene encoding Bcgal7, whose protein sequence is MPEKILDDISHRRFNPLRGSWLLVSPHRTKRPWQGQQEAASKITLPEYDAACYLCPGNKRAQGDSNPQYKDTFVFVNDYSAVKEVQAEYAQDGESKDLSNTLLRAEPVTGKCYVLTFSPSHNLTLADLTPAQILPVIQTWTEIYAAHLSPSSPLASVAQPTTLAPSGHNIGAPNQQYKWMQIFENKGAAMGCSNPHPHGQIWTTTGLPEEPASELVNLLKYRQENSGRHLLEDYVKLEMEKEERIVFQNDSFLVVCPWWATWPFEVMIISKTHKRGLVDLNDAEKLGFAEAVAEVTRRYDNLFETSFPYSSGIHQAPLEGTEEEINASYLHMHFYPPLLRSATVRKFLVGYELMAEPQRDITPEQAAAKLRACGGELYRKKL, encoded by the exons ATGCCAGAAAAGATCCTAGACGACATCTCACACAGGAGATTTAACCCATTGCGGGGTAGTTGGCTTCTTGTGTCCCCTCATCGTACCAAGAGACCATGGCA AGGACAGCAAGAAGCGGCTTCGAAGATTACACTTCCGGAATATGACGCTGCA TGTTACCTATGTCCAGGAAATAAACGCGCGCAGGGAGACTCAAACCCACAGTACAAAGACACTTTCGTTTTTGTGAATGATTACAGTGCGGTTAAGGAGGTTCAAGCTGAGTATGCGCAGGATGGGGAATCAAAAG ATCTCTCGAACACTCTTCTACGCGCGGAGCCCGTTACAGGAAAATGCTATGTTCTAACATTCTCTCCCTCGCACAACCTCACACTCGCAGACCTCACTCCTGCTCAGATTCTTCCCGTCATACAGACATGGACAGAGATCTACGCCGCACATCTGTCTCCTTCATCGCCTCTGGCAAGTGTTGCTCAACCTACCACCCTTGCACCCTCAGGTCATAATATTGGAGCCCCAAATCAACAGTATAAATGGATGCAAATCTTCGAGAATAAAGGTGCCGCAATGGGTTGTTCgaatcctcatcctcatgGACAAATCTGGACTACGACTGGATTGCCTGAAGAGCCTGCTTCCGAACTCGTCAATCTTCTTAAATATCGACAGGAAAACTCTGGTCGTCATTTGTTGGAAGATTATGTTAAGCTTgagatggaaaaggaagaaagaatcgTATTTCAAAATGACAGCTTCTTGGTAGTTTGTCCATGGTGGGCAACCTGGCCATTTGAGGTTATGATCATTAGTAAGACACATAAAAGAGGTCTAGTTGATTTGAACGATGCAGAGAAACTGGGATTTGCGGAGGCTGTTGCGGAAGTCACGAGAAGATATGATAATTTGTTCGAGACTAGCTTTCCTTACA GCTCCGGCATTCACCAAGCTCCCTTGGAAGGTACTGAGGAGGAGATCAATGCTTCTTACTTGCACATGCATTTctatcctcctcttcttaGAAGTGCAACCGTGAGAAAGTTCCTGGTCGGATATGAATTAATGGCCGAACCACAAAGAGATATCACTCCAGAGCAGGCGGCTGCTAAGTTAAGAGCATGTGGCGGAGAATTGTACAGGAAGAAGTTGTAG
- the Bctam41 gene encoding Bctam41 has translation MYFVGWYGPYERVLFPKPTQVYPLNFIRPRLVQLIRAWRWLWLGSVWPLPLLRRNVNANKKLNTGGGYNCLLTKIDFDKERALRSALRSTRVGSSVSFAQARCPSQLIHHTFSTTHSPANASKETTDSQVKSAHEEDSPSSTSSSTPSQSTSSSPSASLASDIPAPADWEENPNYNIEKFSELPHSNFGVNQHMVINDEFKEALRQILWQFRAPIRYAFAYGSGVFPQSKHTKAKPSSITSIHSKPPPAIVEQQGGTPKMIDFIFGVSYSQHWHSLNLNQHRDHYSALGSLGSGAVTAVQEKWGAGVYFNPYVTVNGTLIKYGVVNLDTLCTDLSEWSTLYLAGRLQKPVKILRDDARVRLANQVNLISALRTALLLLPPEFTEHELYGTIANISYLGDPRMVLPTEDPSKVANIVGNNLPHFRRLYAPLIDNLPNVGFNDSKCSNPEWASDPSTNIRLTQDMDPVRRGNMVRRLPKAFRSKLYFQYQKKYQIPRLEFDQMIEASRDEDGTRINRREGGGFERRIAREPPEDLRSEVRSVIKNTIGWPSTSQSLKGPFTAGFGRTWRYLSEKMAKHSEGKKKLEEAKEKKQD, from the exons ATGTACTTTGTAGGGTGGTACGGTCCGTACGAGCGTGTTCTATTCCCCAAACCCACGCAAGTCTACCCTTTGAACTTTATTAGACCAAGACTTGTCCAATTAATACGTGCCTGGCGCTGGCTCTGGCTTGGCTCGGTCTGGCCCCTCCCGTTGCTAAGAAGAAACGTCAACGCCAACAAAAAACTCAACACGGGTGGTGGGTACAACTGCTTGCTGACTAAGATCGACTTCGATAAAGAAAGG GCTCTGAGATCAGCTCTCAGATCAACCAGAGTAGGCTCCTCAGTATCGTTCGCTCAGGCAAGATGTCCATCTCAATTGATTCATCATACATTCTCTACGACGCATAGCCCTGCCAATGCTTCCAAAGAAACTACAGACTCGCAAGTAAAATCCGCACATGAAGAAGACTCCCCTTCctcgacttcttcttccacccCATCTCagtctacttcttcttcgccgtCAGCGAGTTTGGCCAGCGATATTCCAGCCCCGGCAGATTGGGAAGAAAATCCAAATTACAACATCGAAAAATTCTCAGAACTACCTCATTCTAATTTCGGGGTCAATCAGCACATGGTAATCAACGATGAGTTCAAAGAAGCTTTGAGACAAATTCTATGGCAATTCAGAGCCCCTATTAGGTACGCATTTGCGTATGGATCCGGCGTCTTCCCTCAATCGAAACATACGAAAGCGAAACCTTCAAGCattacatccatccattcgaaACCGCCCCCAGCAATCGTTGAACAACAAGGAGGCACTCCtaagatgattgattttatatttggTGTATCCTACAGTCAGCATTGGCATTCCCTGAACTTGAATCAACATCGAGATCATTACTCGGCGCTCGGCTCCCTTGGATCTGGGGCTGTTACTGCTGTGCAAGAAAAATGGGGAGCTGGTGTCTACTTCAACCCATACGTGACAGTCAATGGCACTCTTATTAAATATGGTGTCGTTAATCTGGATACATTGTGCACAGATCTTTCTGAGTGGTCAACACTATATCTTGCAGGGAGGTTACAGAAGCCTGTCAAAATTCTCCGGGACGATGCAAGAGTCCGTCTTGCAAACCAGGtcaatttgatttctgcGTTACGAACAGCATTGTTGCTTTTGCCTCCTGAATTTACCGAACATGAATTGTATGGCACCATTGCAAACATTAGTTACTTGGGCGATCCAAGAATGGTTTTACCGACAGAGGATCCTTCAAAAGTCGCCAATATTGTTGGGAATAACCTTCCCCACTTCCGTCGTCTCTATGCGCCTCTCATTGACAACCTTCCCAATGTCGGCTTTAACGATTCTAAGTGCTCAAATCCAGAATGGGCATCTGATCCATCAACAAACATACGCTTAACTCAAGATATGGACCCAGTTCGACGGGGCAACATGGTGAGACGCCTGCCAAAAGCATTCCGATCGAAGCTCTACTTCCAATATCAGAAGAAATACCAAATACCTCGACTAGAATTCGATCAAATGATTGAGGCTTCGCGTGATGAAGACGGGACCAGAATCAATAGGAGAGAAGGAGGTGGCTTTGAAAGGAGGATTGCCCGAGAACCTCCAGAAGACCTAAGATCCGAAGTCCGAAGTGTAATCAAAAACACGATTGGGTGGCCTAGCACGAGCCAGAGTTTAAAAGGACCCTTCACAGCTGGATTCGGTCGAACTTGGCGGTATCTGAGTGAAAAGATGGCGAAGCACTCggaagggaaaaagaaattggaggaagccaaggaaaagaaacaagatTGA
- the Bcmad1 gene encoding Bcmad1, whose translation MRAHTPQGLGDSQRRRSSTSGGNRMSMGSAIPRAQSRMSIARPSNTQPSFDFLTGAESTHRPPSRTDRFRQSTRTVLDESRREPTHSETDQEAEKRRKELEELKAEVKTLKYTIDNHKQEEELAKLRHENELRDATRKAEEDFKNKQIAEGERNQAVRQYEAIVKEMNEIRDTSSNEKIALEKRVREMEESKRLLEEEIEDIKTESEEGSRILERRISELETRNQTLQRSVQDLQEDSDRREALLQDVQQQLADKDTAYGTLEAEVLRLKAQTGDTDTLEVIKRELSEQVTHIRNLEATNREQSAELKHYKRLHKSVEVVEEEKRTLQRKVEAMDDLQNELGEARIQRQRLEDERLAWTAYLQNQSNVEGQIEFNSPEDLARALVEERMQTATLVERLGAMESEVLDRDNIIDGLQNDKRSMGEEMEKIKAAAGSSTSGGDAKVRLRLERQRALAIKEVEYLRAQLKTFDAEDEAFGSGDNVDDAKIKRIEELENIVDEYRKEVQSLQNDLTTAESGQPNAATLAGTKHPREENDENERIGVLTRKNRKLQDTITNLQTSQKLLQKELSVTQERLTVATTHSQTRILSLRSNPTSDFEAIKLSTITALRAENADLLAQLTTNLPPDASVPLSTLQTQQDLVAESQAALKDEKTRNDRLKKVWGLKSQEFRDGVSSLLGWDAVFMPNGKMRVTSFYYPSVGEEENSIVFDGERGTMKVSGGPESKFAGRIMENIKFWVNERGSIPCFLAALTLEFYEEKKGDGTVMVG comes from the exons ATGAGGGCGCATACTCCTCAAGGTCTGGGAGattctcaaagaagaagatcctCGACAAGCGGCGGTAATAGAATGAGTATGGGCAGTGCTATTCCTCGTGCGCAATCTAGG ATGTCGATTGCACGACCATCAAACACCCAGCCCAGTTTCGACTTTTTGACAGGCGCAGAATCTACACATAGACCGCCATCGCGAACAGATCGATTCCGCCAATCAACCCGAACCGTTCTCGACGAATCTAGAAGAGAGCCAACTCATTCCGAGACTGATCAAGAGGctgagaaaagaagaaaagaactgGAGGAATTAAAAGCCGAGGTGAAGACACTGAAATACACAATTGATAATCacaagcaagaagaagagcttgCGAAATTGAGACATGAAAATGAACTCCGAGATGCAACACGCAAAGCCGAAGAGGATTTCAAGAATAAACAAATTGCAGAAGGGGAGAGGAATCAAGCTGTGAGACAATATGAAGCTATAGTCAAAGAGATGAATGAGATTCGTGACACTTCAAGTAATGAGAAAATAGCGCTGGAGAAAAGAGTCCGTGAGATGGAGGAAAGCAAGCGTCtcttggaagaggaaatcgaGGACATCAAGACTGAGAGTGAGGAGGGGAGCCGTATATTGGAAAGGAGAATATCGGAGCTTGAAACGAGGAATCAGACTTTACAACGCAGCGTCCAAGATTTACAAGAGGATTCCGATCGAAGAGAAGCCTTGTTACAGGATGTTCAGCAACAATTGGCTGATAAAGATACAGCATATGGAACACTTGAGGCCGAAGTCCTACGACTCAAGGCACAGACGGGGGATACCGATACACTGGAGGTAATAAAGAGAGAATTGAGCGAGCAAGTAACACACATTCGAAACCTGGAAGCAACGAATCGAGAGCAATCGGCCGAACTAAAACACTACAAGAGACTACATAAGAGTGTGGAGGTcgttgaggaagagaaacgAACTTTACAGAGAAAAGTTGAGGCAATGGATGATCTACAGAATGAGCTTGGAGAAgcaagaattcaaagacaAAGACTTGAAGATGAGCGTTTAGCGTGGACCGCATACCTTCAGAATCAGAGCAATGTTGAAGGTCAAATCGAGTTCAATTCCCCGGAAGATCTGGCAAGAGCacttgttgaagaaagaatgcaAACTGCTACTTTAGTAGAGCGACTTGGTGCCATGGAGTCGGAGGTTCTTGACCGGGATAACATTATTGACGGGTTACAAAATGATAAGAGGTCTATGGGcgaagagatggagaaaatCAAGGCGGCAGCAGGAAGTAGTACCAGCGGTGGAGATGCTAAGGTCCGTTTACGACTGGAAAGACAACGCGCTTTGGCCATCAAGGAAGTTGAATACTTGCGAGCGCAGCTCAAGACTTTCGATGCTGAAGACGAAGCTTTCGGATCTGGTGATAACGTTGATGATGCGAAAATCAAACGTATTGAAGAGCTCGAGAACATTGTAGATGAATATCGCAAAGAGGTacaatctcttcaaaatgaCCTCACGACCGCCGAATCAGGTCAACCTAACGCAGCAACCCTTGCGGGTACCAAACATCCACGAGAGGAAAATGACGAAAATGAACGCATTGGGGTTCTTACGAGGAAGAACCGTAAACTTCAGGACACTATTACAAACCTTCAAACGTCACAGAAGCTCCTCCAAAAGGAACTCTCAGTCACACAAGAACGTCTTACAGTTGCAACCACTCACTCACAAACTCGCATTCTGTCCCTTCGTTCCAATCCTACCTCTGACTTTGAGGCCATCAAACTTTCCACCATCACCGCCCTCCGTGCCGAAAATGCAGACCTCCTCGCTCAACTGACCACCAACCTCCCCCCGGATGCCTCAGTTCCTCTATCTACACTTCAAACTCAACAAGATTTAGTTGCCGAATCTCAAGCCGCACTCAAGGATGAAAAAACTCGGAATGATCGTCTCAAGAAAGTCTGGGGTCTTAAATCTCAAGAATTCCGCGATGGTGTATCTTCTCTCTTGGGCTGGGACGCTGTATTCATGCCCAATGGTAAAATGCGTGTAACATCGTTCTATTACCCTTCCgttggcgaagaagaaaacagtATCGTGTTTGATGGCGAAAGAGGAACAATGAAGGTTAGCGGCGGGCCGGAGAGTAAATTTGCTGGAAGGATAATGGAAAACATCAAGTTCTGGGTCAACGAAAGAGGTAGCATTCCATGTTTCTTGGCGGCGTTAACATTGGAGTTTTATGAGGAGAAAAAGGGAGATGGGACTGTAATGGTTGGTTGA